The following proteins come from a genomic window of Desulfocurvibacter africanus subsp. africanus DSM 2603:
- a CDS encoding DUF6785 family protein yields MGRNIRARALMVGIVFGLLICLATPYHNIYLMGTLLGGGHFPLAPFFIFAWLMVLISATARVLRRPPLLTGLELLCAWAIMVVVSGIPYTGLLRTFLVNITAPFQFATTGNRWDEVLHPIMPKGLYPQDPTAVEILWNGLDRGFDMGWWEILSNIPWQAWITPLSWWAVFILLSYLTMLCTVNILSRQWIANERMNFPLLRLPQFMEEVMDQQRLGNFLTDRYLVLGLLVPTLLHTINGLNFYHPQVPAIPTLIPIGPYFPPTGLFAGFAKLRIYFYPAFIGFAFLAARQISLSFWFFYLFGSFIFGILALIGLSVPPAALGVSFGPTLAFPEETQMIGACVVFFLFILWLARFHLAQVLKAAFVPGGEPPRETEWLSLRWSFWGLMLGGCGLVAWCMYFGMGLPMALLVLLAFYMMTIVATRVICQGGIPYFTLTAAPLDAILAFMGSKLFTAQGLLLAAVSQKVLYADLRESLMPSLLHASKVSEQTSRKRLMLLGIVLVILLGLVASFAAMLVLAHRYGMRELNLEWSTTTTVSVYENVQRLLEVPSDARPFVMLFAAIGAAVMLGLIVCYQRFYWWPLHPLGYLATYSSAMRILWFSFFVGWAVNELVLRYGGMGLHRRVRLFFFGLILGDFLMGGIFAGLGVWTGSSYMTMPD; encoded by the coding sequence ATGGGCAGGAACATCCGCGCACGCGCCCTGATGGTGGGCATCGTTTTCGGACTGCTCATCTGCCTGGCCACGCCCTACCACAACATCTATTTGATGGGCACGCTGCTGGGCGGCGGTCACTTTCCCCTGGCACCGTTCTTCATCTTCGCCTGGCTCATGGTGCTCATATCCGCCACGGCGCGCGTCCTGCGGCGGCCGCCGCTGCTCACGGGGCTGGAACTGCTGTGCGCCTGGGCGATCATGGTCGTGGTTTCCGGCATCCCTTACACCGGATTGCTGCGCACGTTTCTGGTCAACATAACGGCGCCCTTCCAGTTCGCCACCACGGGTAATCGCTGGGACGAAGTGCTGCATCCGATCATGCCAAAGGGACTCTATCCGCAGGATCCTACAGCCGTGGAAATTCTGTGGAACGGTCTGGATCGCGGCTTCGACATGGGCTGGTGGGAAATCCTGTCCAATATCCCCTGGCAGGCCTGGATAACGCCGCTTTCCTGGTGGGCCGTGTTCATCCTGCTTTCCTACCTGACCATGCTGTGCACAGTTAACATTCTCAGCCGCCAATGGATCGCCAACGAACGCATGAACTTCCCGCTTTTGCGCCTGCCGCAGTTCATGGAAGAGGTCATGGACCAGCAGCGTCTGGGAAATTTCCTCACCGACCGCTACCTGGTCCTGGGCCTGCTCGTGCCCACACTTCTGCACACTATAAATGGCCTGAACTTCTACCATCCGCAGGTGCCGGCCATACCCACGCTGATTCCCATCGGCCCCTATTTTCCTCCCACAGGCCTGTTCGCCGGTTTCGCCAAGCTGCGTATCTACTTCTATCCGGCCTTCATCGGTTTCGCTTTCCTGGCCGCGCGCCAGATCTCGCTCAGCTTTTGGTTTTTCTATCTTTTCGGCTCGTTCATCTTCGGCATCCTGGCTCTGATCGGACTCTCCGTGCCGCCGGCAGCCTTGGGAGTGTCCTTCGGCCCCACCTTGGCCTTTCCGGAAGAAACGCAAATGATCGGGGCATGCGTCGTCTTTTTCCTGTTCATCCTCTGGCTGGCCCGCTTCCATTTGGCCCAGGTGCTCAAGGCCGCCTTCGTTCCCGGCGGAGAACCGCCACGCGAAACCGAGTGGCTATCCCTACGCTGGTCCTTCTGGGGGCTAATGCTGGGCGGCTGTGGTCTGGTCGCTTGGTGCATGTATTTCGGCATGGGCCTGCCCATGGCCCTTTTGGTACTGCTGGCCTTCTACATGATGACCATCGTAGCCACGCGCGTGATCTGCCAGGGCGGCATCCCCTATTTCACGCTCACCGCCGCGCCGCTCGACGCCATCCTGGCCTTCATGGGCTCCAAGTTGTTCACCGCCCAGGGCCTGCTGCTGGCTGCCGTGTCCCAGAAGGTACTCTACGCCGACCTGCGCGAGTCACTCATGCCCTCGTTGCTGCACGCCTCCAAAGTCAGCGAGCAGACTTCGCGCAAGCGGCTCATGCTTCTGGGCATCGTGCTGGTCATCCTGCTCGGCCTGGTGGCCAGCTTCGCGGCCATGCTCGTGCTGGCTCACCGCTACGGCATGCGCGAGCTGAACCTTGAGTGGTCCACTACCACCACGGTAAGCGTGTACGAGAACGTACAGCGGCTGCTGGAGGTCCCCAGCGATGCCCGTCCCTTCGTCATGCTCTTCGCCGCCATTGGAGCGGCGGTCATGCTCGGGCTCATCGTCTGCTACCAGCGCTTTTACTGGTGGCCGCTGCACCCCCTCGGCTATCTGGCCACTTACAGTTCGGCCATGCGCATTCTGTGGTTCAGCTTCTTCGTGGGCTGGGCCGTGAACGAGCTGGTGCTGCGCTACGGCGGCATGGGCCTGCACCGCAGGGTACGCCTGTTCTTCTTCGGGCTTATCCTGGGCGATTTTCTCATGGGCGGCATATTCGCGGGACTGGGCGTATGGACAGGGTCGAGCTACATGACGATGCCCGACTAA
- a CDS encoding FtsX-like permease family protein, with the protein MMRTRPSLARKSPPGTFRRYWPALLAALLAGLISAKVAAQPLPEVARTITALSAVEDRSTGTPGAAKAAAYIFDQLKVLGYEDLGRHAYLTPMRVHRGSRIRIGGRETAITPLQLNAITPNTIPPPGVSGPLVYVGRGSPSEMDGKPVQGAIVLMDMDSGRNWRTAAALGAKALIYVDHEPSIKGRFEDKHELTPLDFPRFFMTGSEAEQLLPGFRDMQAGNAQHPEAVLVSNVIWERAASENIFCLVPGVDKKLSEELVVIEAFYDSTAWAYGRSPGADEASSVAGLLHLAQHLKENPPGRSVLLVATSGHAQGLAGWREFLWAMQAKGKYLRDLERHQRSRMDEAEEVLKALDEAAPVAAALPGSHGPLAKAMDDELKQESERVARELMRLRLLGEGRNETRIRALTDYRAQIRQLTWGLSPELVSAQQSETLERMLPRIRRTQEAVLTDAEEQLASLRSSRDMRGMVAVREVAASISLYLSSGGDGVGAFANEGFMYAIRPDRNYSGSFSLISRAADRAAGQASANPGSSEAQVRFVNALRPDSLRPWRSWFLDQPLMGGELASLANYVGISLATINDARPWWGTPYDTPGHMDLERLSRQIRFVSGLVTELTRTPTPLADERPRLGFATLDGQASFLRQGELFPDQPAPGTVIQAYQDNGVFYAMTDTEGMFRLVGVGNKKVIVGKVILEAYRFDPVSGNVLWAIDKRGTGKDAYRVKMNRLFEETRLTMFAADQMTVFNTLEPRTFAFMTKIALFDSRRDAEPNRFWYSRIDTRDSTLLSFYLEPGIPLKYTLSDTLLNRKMIMTNAVPGQPEGVGYLPEEWPLIPRTEYHAAKDMWALLLPRIDNLEEHGVVNERIRSLRQEGLDAFNEAERAYAEQRYSDFLESSRVAWSLASRVYNDVEATQRDVLLGVLFYVALFVPFAYCAERLLFSFADIKQRILALLAILAVVIGIIYNVHPAFQLTYSPLVVILAFFILGLSMLVSLIIFLRFEREMAGLQRRTSSQGAELGRWKALGASFAIGVSNLRRRKMRTLLTTLTLVLLTFTIMSFTAVKSVRERGASLFSRQTPYAGLLMRSLAWSSLPPEAMPIVRNKFRGAALVGPRIWLEGSARTSAAFVPLETDAGHELARGLVGLSPQEPEISGMNRILVGGRWFAPDEERAVLLPNRMAERLGIDPGNPEGATVNVWGIPFTVTGVFDGGRLTSETDLDGEPVTPAVFPSETVLGVAEMEAGETESEQDLRTVQTRYEHVSGEVTVIVPASTAMALGGQLKAMAIRPPAPGDVPRLARHMVDRFGLPLFCGIVPEGVSPGSESAGTYLFYAADTLDYSGLPNVVVPVLISALIVLNTMIASVYERKREISVYTSVGMAPTHVSFLFVAEALAYAVISVVLGYLLAQIAAQVLAGTPLWAGMTANYSSLGGVAAMILVILVVLASVIYPSKVAGQIAIPDVNRSWSMPEPDGDEMVATLPFLLKRDEQRCVGGYLVDYYKAHEDISHGLFSSDDIAYRYACPMPIRGSVTDTIGEPSGEDECLQMSAKVWLAPFDFGVRQHVQLIFCPARVSPEFLEIQVRLKREAGEHGAWKRINKGFLNDLRRQLLAWRSLGQEDRTRYEDLIIFPTPEPQQA; encoded by the coding sequence ATGATGCGCACGCGGCCCAGCCTGGCACGAAAAAGCCCGCCCGGCACATTCCGAAGATACTGGCCTGCTTTGCTGGCCGCCCTGCTGGCGGGCTTGATCTCGGCCAAAGTGGCGGCCCAACCGTTGCCGGAGGTCGCTCGGACCATCACCGCCCTTTCGGCGGTGGAGGACCGCAGCACAGGCACGCCGGGCGCGGCCAAAGCCGCCGCATACATCTTCGATCAGCTCAAGGTCCTGGGCTATGAGGACCTTGGTCGCCATGCCTATCTGACGCCGATGCGCGTCCACCGAGGCAGCCGCATCCGCATCGGCGGGCGTGAGACGGCCATCACACCCTTGCAGCTCAACGCCATTACGCCGAATACCATCCCACCACCTGGGGTCTCCGGTCCACTGGTCTACGTGGGCCGGGGTTCGCCTTCCGAGATGGACGGCAAGCCTGTGCAGGGCGCCATCGTGCTCATGGACATGGACTCCGGCCGCAACTGGCGCACGGCGGCGGCCCTGGGCGCAAAGGCACTCATCTATGTGGACCACGAGCCGAGCATCAAGGGGCGCTTCGAGGACAAGCACGAGCTGACTCCCCTGGATTTTCCGCGCTTCTTCATGACCGGAAGCGAGGCTGAGCAACTTCTGCCCGGCTTCCGGGACATGCAGGCCGGGAACGCGCAGCATCCCGAAGCCGTGCTCGTATCCAACGTCATCTGGGAACGAGCCGCGTCCGAGAACATCTTCTGCCTCGTACCCGGAGTCGACAAAAAACTTTCGGAAGAGCTGGTGGTAATCGAGGCCTTCTACGACAGCACAGCCTGGGCCTACGGCCGATCCCCCGGTGCGGACGAAGCCTCGTCCGTGGCGGGCCTGCTGCATCTGGCGCAACACCTCAAGGAGAATCCTCCGGGCCGCTCGGTGCTTCTCGTGGCTACAAGCGGACACGCCCAAGGCCTTGCCGGTTGGCGAGAATTCCTGTGGGCCATGCAGGCCAAGGGCAAATACCTGCGCGACCTGGAGCGCCATCAACGCAGCCGCATGGACGAAGCCGAGGAAGTTCTAAAGGCTTTGGACGAGGCGGCTCCCGTAGCCGCGGCCTTGCCGGGTTCCCATGGCCCTCTGGCCAAAGCCATGGACGATGAGTTGAAACAGGAATCCGAGCGCGTGGCCAGGGAACTCATGCGCCTGCGTCTATTGGGTGAAGGGCGCAATGAAACCCGCATCCGCGCGCTGACCGACTATCGGGCGCAGATCCGCCAACTCACCTGGGGCTTGTCCCCGGAACTGGTGTCAGCGCAGCAGAGCGAAACACTCGAACGCATGCTGCCCCGCATACGGCGGACGCAAGAAGCTGTCCTGACCGATGCCGAGGAACAACTTGCTTCCCTGCGTAGTTCACGGGACATGCGCGGCATGGTCGCCGTGCGCGAGGTCGCGGCCAGCATCTCCTTGTACTTGTCCAGCGGCGGCGACGGTGTTGGAGCCTTCGCCAACGAAGGTTTCATGTACGCCATTCGGCCGGACCGCAACTACAGCGGTTCCTTCTCGCTCATCAGCCGCGCCGCTGACCGTGCGGCGGGTCAAGCCAGCGCAAACCCTGGCAGCTCCGAAGCGCAGGTACGTTTCGTCAATGCCCTGCGCCCGGACAGCCTGAGACCGTGGCGGAGCTGGTTTCTGGACCAGCCGCTCATGGGCGGCGAGCTGGCTAGCCTAGCCAACTACGTGGGCATCAGCCTAGCCACCATCAACGACGCTCGGCCCTGGTGGGGCACACCATACGATACGCCTGGACACATGGATCTGGAACGTCTGTCGCGCCAAATACGCTTCGTCTCCGGGCTGGTCACCGAACTGACGCGTACTCCGACGCCACTGGCCGACGAACGGCCGCGCCTGGGCTTCGCCACCCTGGACGGCCAGGCCAGTTTCCTGCGCCAGGGCGAGCTGTTTCCGGACCAGCCCGCGCCCGGCACCGTGATCCAGGCTTACCAGGACAACGGAGTGTTCTACGCCATGACCGACACCGAAGGCATGTTTCGTCTGGTGGGCGTGGGCAATAAGAAGGTCATCGTGGGCAAGGTCATCCTGGAGGCCTACCGTTTCGATCCCGTGAGCGGTAACGTGCTCTGGGCCATCGACAAGCGCGGCACGGGCAAGGACGCCTACCGGGTCAAGATGAACCGGCTCTTCGAAGAGACGCGGCTGACCATGTTCGCGGCGGACCAGATGACGGTCTTCAACACCCTGGAACCGCGCACATTCGCTTTCATGACCAAGATCGCGCTGTTCGACTCCCGGCGCGACGCCGAGCCAAACCGCTTCTGGTACAGCCGCATCGACACGCGCGACTCCACCCTGCTCAGCTTTTACCTGGAGCCGGGCATCCCGCTCAAGTACACCCTCTCGGATACATTACTGAACCGCAAGATGATCATGACCAATGCCGTGCCGGGACAACCCGAGGGCGTTGGCTACCTGCCCGAAGAGTGGCCGCTCATCCCGCGCACCGAGTATCATGCGGCCAAGGATATGTGGGCGCTGCTCCTGCCGCGCATCGACAACCTGGAAGAGCACGGCGTGGTCAACGAGCGCATCCGGTCATTGCGCCAGGAAGGGCTGGACGCCTTCAACGAGGCTGAACGGGCCTACGCCGAGCAGCGCTACTCCGACTTCCTGGAATCCTCGCGCGTGGCCTGGTCCCTGGCCAGCCGGGTCTACAACGACGTGGAAGCCACCCAGCGCGACGTGCTCCTCGGCGTGCTGTTCTACGTGGCCTTGTTTGTGCCCTTTGCCTACTGCGCCGAGCGCCTGCTGTTCAGTTTCGCGGACATCAAGCAGCGCATCCTGGCCCTGCTGGCCATTCTGGCCGTGGTCATCGGCATCATCTACAATGTGCACCCGGCCTTTCAGCTCACTTACAGTCCGCTGGTGGTTATTCTGGCCTTCTTCATTCTGGGCCTGTCCATGCTCGTGTCGCTGATCATCTTCCTGCGCTTCGAACGGGAAATGGCCGGCCTGCAGCGGCGCACCAGCAGCCAGGGCGCGGAACTTGGCCGCTGGAAAGCCCTGGGAGCGTCCTTCGCCATCGGCGTGAGCAACCTGCGCCGGCGTAAGATGCGCACCTTGCTGACCACCTTGACCCTGGTGCTGTTGACCTTCACCATCATGAGCTTCACGGCGGTCAAGAGCGTACGCGAAAGGGGCGCCAGCCTCTTTTCCAGGCAGACTCCCTATGCCGGACTGCTCATGCGTTCCCTGGCCTGGTCCAGCCTGCCGCCCGAAGCCATGCCCATCGTGCGCAACAAATTTCGTGGCGCGGCTCTCGTGGGTCCGCGCATCTGGCTGGAAGGCAGCGCCAGGACCTCGGCAGCTTTCGTGCCGCTGGAAACGGATGCCGGCCACGAGTTGGCCCGCGGGCTGGTGGGGCTTTCACCCCAGGAGCCGGAAATCAGCGGCATGAACCGCATCCTGGTGGGCGGGCGCTGGTTTGCGCCGGACGAAGAACGGGCAGTGCTCCTGCCCAATCGCATGGCCGAGCGCCTCGGCATCGATCCCGGCAATCCTGAGGGAGCTACCGTGAACGTGTGGGGAATACCCTTCACGGTCACGGGGGTCTTTGATGGCGGTCGGCTCACGTCAGAAACAGACCTGGACGGGGAGCCGGTTACACCCGCGGTATTCCCCAGCGAGACTGTGCTCGGCGTGGCTGAAATGGAGGCCGGGGAAACCGAGTCCGAGCAGGACTTGCGCACTGTGCAGACGCGCTACGAGCACGTATCAGGCGAGGTGACGGTCATCGTGCCCGCCTCCACGGCCATGGCCCTGGGCGGGCAACTCAAGGCCATGGCCATCCGGCCACCCGCGCCCGGAGACGTGCCCAGGCTTGCCCGGCACATGGTGGATCGATTCGGCCTGCCGCTCTTTTGCGGCATCGTTCCGGAGGGCGTCAGTCCTGGAAGCGAGTCCGCAGGGACCTATCTTTTCTACGCCGCCGACACCCTTGACTACTCGGGCCTGCCGAACGTGGTGGTGCCCGTGCTCATCTCCGCGCTCATAGTGCTCAACACCATGATCGCCAGCGTGTACGAGCGCAAGCGCGAGATCAGCGTGTACACCTCCGTGGGCATGGCCCCCACGCATGTATCCTTCCTGTTCGTGGCCGAGGCTCTGGCTTATGCGGTCATCAGCGTGGTGCTCGGCTACTTGCTGGCCCAGATAGCGGCCCAGGTACTCGCGGGCACGCCCCTGTGGGCCGGCATGACCGCCAACTACTCTTCGCTTGGCGGCGTGGCGGCCATGATCCTGGTCATCCTCGTGGTGCTGGCATCGGTCATCTACCCATCCAAGGTTGCCGGCCAGATCGCCATCCCAGACGTTAACCGCTCCTGGTCCATGCCGGAACCGGACGGCGACGAGATGGTCGCCACCCTGCCTTTCCTGCTCAAGCGCGACGAACAGCGCTGCGTGGGCGGCTACCTGGTGGATTATTACAAAGCCCATGAGGATATATCCCACGGCCTGTTCTCTTCGGACGACATAGCCTACCGCTATGCCTGCCCCATGCCGATACGTGGTAGCGTGACCGACACGATCGGCGAGCCGAGCGGTGAGGACGAATGCCTGCAGATGAGCGCCAAGGTCTGGCTGGCCCCCTTCGACTTTGGCGTACGCCAGCATGTGCAGCTCATCTTCTGCCCGGCGCGGGTCAGCCCTGAATTCCTGGAAATCCAGGTGCGCCTCAAGCGGGAGGCAGGCGAGCACGGAGCATGGAAGCGTATCAACAAGGGGTTCCTCAATGATTTACGCAGACAACTGTTGGCTTGGCGCTCCCTGGGCCAGGAGGACAGAACGCGCTACGAGGATCTCATCATTTTCCCCACTCCAGAACCACAGCAGGCGTAG
- a CDS encoding ABC transporter ATP-binding protein — translation MNTIHTNIQGRTIVRAMGVRKVFRLGKIEVEALRGIDLEIMSGEYVSIMGPSGSGKSTLFNMIGGLDKPSEGKVFIDEVDVAQLDAYELAWLRNRKIGYIFQTFNLIQVMTALENVTLPMIFGGASNDEAVDKGIKLLRLVGLDKRFDHKPQELSGGQQQRVAIARSLANDPAIILADEPTGNLDLSTGEEIITLLKTLSREQGVTVITATHDYKMLNVSDRVVWIVDGRIDRIENRSELKIEVGTISSRAQAE, via the coding sequence ATGAATACAATTCACACAAATATTCAGGGCCGCACCATTGTCAGGGCCATGGGGGTGCGCAAGGTCTTCCGCCTGGGCAAGATCGAGGTCGAAGCCCTGCGCGGCATCGACCTGGAGATCATGAGCGGAGAGTACGTATCCATCATGGGGCCATCCGGCTCGGGCAAGAGTACGCTCTTCAATATGATCGGCGGCCTGGACAAGCCCAGCGAAGGCAAGGTCTTCATCGACGAAGTGGATGTGGCTCAACTGGACGCCTACGAACTGGCTTGGCTGCGCAACCGCAAAATCGGCTACATCTTTCAAACCTTCAACCTCATCCAGGTCATGACCGCCCTGGAGAACGTGACCTTGCCCATGATTTTCGGCGGCGCGAGCAACGATGAAGCCGTGGACAAAGGCATCAAGCTCCTGCGCCTGGTGGGCTTGGACAAACGCTTCGACCACAAGCCCCAGGAGTTGTCGGGCGGCCAGCAACAGCGCGTGGCCATCGCCCGCTCCCTGGCCAATGACCCAGCCATCATCCTGGCCGACGAACCCACGGGCAACCTGGACCTGTCAACGGGCGAGGAGATCATCACCCTGCTCAAGACCTTGAGCCGCGAACAGGGCGTCACGGTTATAACCGCCACCCACGACTACAAGATGCTCAATGTCTCGGATAGGGTAGTCTGGATCGTGGACGGCCGCATCGACCGCATCGAGAATCGCTCCGAGCTCAAGATCGAGGTCGGCACTATCTCAAGCAGGGCCCAGGCCGAATAA
- a CDS encoding ABC transporter permease — MSGKRQENVSSTRQSNIAKQVVLPFRKSLEISIQSLRVRFFRSLITTLTLVLAVAFLGYVLISSDVATGLLRSGDPDLRDSLVQAGYDLQQGVREAGSSATERWIVLLSLLVCTVGIINAQLMAVTERFREIGTMKCLGALDSFVLRLFLLEAGIQGILGAVAGALVGALGALLMGLARFGLPVLKTLSLPTVGLSLLAAVSTGFLLSVAGVIYPAIVAARMQPVEAMRVQE, encoded by the coding sequence ATGAGCGGCAAAAGACAGGAAAACGTCAGCAGCACGCGACAAAGCAACATCGCCAAGCAAGTCGTACTGCCCTTTCGCAAATCTCTGGAAATCAGCATTCAGAGCCTGCGCGTGCGCTTTTTCCGCTCGCTTATCACTACCCTGACCCTAGTACTGGCCGTGGCCTTTCTCGGTTATGTCCTCATATCCTCGGATGTGGCCACGGGCCTGCTGCGCAGCGGCGATCCAGACTTGCGGGATTCCCTTGTCCAAGCAGGCTATGATCTGCAGCAAGGAGTCCGGGAGGCGGGCAGCAGCGCCACGGAGCGCTGGATCGTGCTCCTGTCGCTGCTGGTCTGCACCGTGGGTATTATCAACGCTCAGCTCATGGCTGTCACCGAACGCTTTCGCGAAATCGGCACCATGAAATGCCTTGGGGCCCTGGACAGCTTTGTGTTGCGGCTCTTCCTGCTGGAGGCGGGAATCCAGGGAATCTTGGGAGCCGTGGCCGGCGCGCTGGTGGGGGCCTTGGGCGCTCTATTGATGGGACTGGCTCGTTTCGGACTCCCGGTATTGAAAACACTTTCCCTGCCGACCGTGGGATTGTCGCTCCTCGCAGCCGTAAGCACGGGTTTTCTGTTGAGCGTGGCCGGCGTGATCTACCCGGCCATCGTGGCCGCGCGTATGCAGCCGGTGGAAGCCATGCGCGTGCAGGAATGA
- a CDS encoding DUF2334 domain-containing protein encodes MTAYAPCELWLRPPADTLERLERTLERASGRQATIFFRADDIGLPGRQLARMTDLFVRHDVPLALAVVPIWLPLRHTELKGMLAPGGALWCLHQHGFRHVNHEQGNPSGKKSEFGPARSAEAKQRDISRGRDILESYLAGRISPLFTPPWNRCDGEALDILAELCFRAVSRSAGAQPASPPKMMELAVNVDLHTRKEPTAQAALDALLNELEQSLATGLCGIMLHHQRMNRAALEFLDCLLVALKRAAGLRLAHPTDLIR; translated from the coding sequence ATGACCGCATACGCCCCCTGTGAACTCTGGCTTCGACCGCCGGCGGATACCTTGGAGCGTCTTGAACGGACCCTTGAACGGGCATCCGGACGGCAGGCTACGATCTTCTTTCGCGCCGATGACATCGGACTGCCCGGCAGACAATTGGCGCGTATGACGGACCTCTTCGTCCGTCACGACGTGCCCTTGGCTCTGGCCGTAGTCCCGATTTGGCTGCCCCTGCGGCATACGGAACTGAAGGGCATGCTCGCGCCCGGAGGAGCTTTATGGTGTCTGCACCAGCATGGCTTCCGGCATGTGAACCATGAGCAGGGAAACCCTTCGGGGAAGAAAAGCGAGTTCGGACCGGCACGATCCGCCGAAGCCAAGCAAAGGGATATATCCAGGGGCCGCGACATCCTGGAGAGCTACCTCGCAGGACGAATTTCTCCTCTGTTCACTCCGCCTTGGAATCGCTGTGATGGCGAGGCTCTGGATATCTTAGCCGAACTTTGCTTCCGGGCGGTATCACGTAGTGCAGGGGCGCAGCCCGCTTCCCCTCCCAAGATGATGGAACTGGCGGTCAACGTGGATCTGCACACGCGCAAGGAGCCTACGGCCCAGGCCGCTCTTGACGCACTGCTTAACGAGTTGGAGCAGAGCCTGGCCACGGGACTGTGCGGCATCATGCTCCACCATCAACGCATGAACCGAGCGGCGCTGGAATTCCTGGACTGCCTGCTGGTCGCTCTCAAACGGGCCGCAGGCCTGCGCCTTGCTCATCCGACTGATCTCATCCGGTGA
- a CDS encoding glycosyltransferase family protein — protein MRVAYYCQHVLGMGHFFRSLEIAKALADHEVDLISGGPEVRAELPPHVSLFRLPGLMMNDDFSELYPLEPGRSLEEVKNERARLLSERFLLFSPDLFLVELFPFGRNQFSFELLPLLQDIRDGHFGPVKVVCSLRDILVEKSNQEKYEARVVKRLNEFFNLLAVHADPALLRLDETFGSLDRVRIPVRYTGFVTTKPRSGAGIALRRELGLEPSQKLIVASIGGGKVGGRLLFAALQAFARLGLSGARMHVFSGPYMEASEFLALEKLASAIPSVILEHFTDRFLDYLDAADLSLSQAGYNTAMNILATGVPALVWPFDQNHEQRLRAEKLKQLGVLGILEDADLEPERLAVRMAQAMEAGRRSGPAPVDLDGAANTARLLQDLAS, from the coding sequence ATGAGAGTTGCTTACTACTGCCAGCATGTGCTCGGCATGGGCCATTTCTTCCGCAGTCTGGAGATCGCCAAGGCTTTGGCCGACCATGAGGTGGACCTGATCTCGGGCGGCCCTGAGGTGCGTGCCGAGTTGCCTCCGCATGTATCCCTTTTCCGTCTCCCCGGACTCATGATGAACGACGACTTCTCCGAGCTTTACCCCTTGGAGCCCGGTCGCAGCCTGGAGGAGGTCAAAAACGAGCGCGCTCGGCTGCTCAGCGAACGGTTTCTCCTGTTTTCTCCAGATCTGTTCCTGGTGGAACTCTTCCCCTTTGGGCGCAACCAGTTCAGCTTCGAGCTCCTACCCCTGCTCCAGGATATACGCGACGGCCATTTCGGTCCGGTCAAGGTGGTCTGCAGCCTGCGCGATATCCTCGTTGAAAAAAGTAACCAAGAAAAATACGAAGCGCGCGTCGTGAAGCGGCTTAACGAGTTCTTCAACCTGCTGGCTGTGCACGCGGATCCGGCCCTGCTGCGCCTGGACGAAACCTTCGGAAGCCTGGATCGGGTGCGTATCCCGGTACGCTATACAGGTTTCGTGACTACCAAGCCTAGATCGGGTGCCGGGATTGCCTTGCGCAGGGAACTCGGTCTGGAGCCTAGTCAGAAGCTCATCGTGGCCAGCATAGGCGGCGGGAAAGTGGGCGGCAGACTCCTGTTTGCCGCATTGCAGGCCTTCGCTCGCCTGGGTCTCTCGGGTGCGCGGATGCATGTCTTCAGCGGACCATACATGGAAGCGAGCGAATTCCTCGCCTTGGAGAAACTGGCTTCGGCCATACCCAGCGTGATTCTTGAGCATTTCACCGACCGCTTCCTGGATTACCTGGACGCGGCGGACCTGTCCTTGAGCCAAGCCGGCTACAATACGGCCATGAATATCCTGGCCACGGGAGTTCCTGCCCTGGTCTGGCCTTTTGACCAGAACCACGAACAGCGCCTGCGCGCCGAGAAGCTGAAACAACTCGGTGTGCTGGGCATACTGGAAGACGCCGATCTGGAGCCCGAACGCCTGGCCGTGCGCATGGCCCAGGCAATGGAAGCCGGCAGACGATCCGGGCCGGCGCCGGTCGACTTGGATGGAGCAGCCAATACGGCCAGGCTGCTCCAGGATCTCGCATCATGA
- a CDS encoding histidine phosphatase family protein has translation MAVTRFLLMRHAPTVWNQERRIQGQCDTPLSPQGLNLARSWALVLRNHDFQAVLTSDLRRAQETVEAVTNGKELPSMADPRLREQDWGQWTGLLLSDLTANEEFKAQAEQGWNFRPPEGESRRQVLHRALAALEDAGHRWPGQNVLVVTHQGVIKCLLYHAQSHPMLPGNPLLEKGYRLYLLDLEEQGLFQRGAGWPLPEMLETP, from the coding sequence ATGGCTGTCACACGCTTCCTGCTCATGCGCCATGCTCCCACGGTCTGGAATCAGGAGCGGCGTATCCAGGGCCAGTGCGACACGCCCTTGTCGCCACAGGGCTTGAACCTGGCCCGAAGCTGGGCGTTGGTCTTGCGCAACCATGATTTCCAGGCAGTGCTGACCAGCGATCTGCGCCGGGCCCAAGAAACTGTCGAAGCTGTTACAAATGGCAAGGAACTGCCGAGCATGGCCGATCCCCGGCTGCGTGAGCAGGACTGGGGGCAGTGGACAGGCCTGCTCCTATCCGATTTGACGGCTAACGAGGAGTTCAAAGCACAGGCAGAGCAAGGCTGGAATTTCCGTCCGCCGGAAGGCGAAAGCCGCAGGCAAGTCCTGCACAGGGCCTTGGCCGCACTGGAGGACGCCGGCCACCGTTGGCCAGGGCAGAATGTACTTGTGGTCACCCATCAGGGTGTCATCAAGTGCCTGCTCTATCATGCGCAGTCACACCCCATGCTGCCCGGCAATCCTTTGCTGGAGAAGGGCTACCGGCTCTACCTTCTTGACCTGGAAGAACAAGGATTGTTCCAACGAGGGGCTGGGTGGCCGCTGCCGGAAATGCTGGAGACGCCATGA